TTTTCCAGTTTCTGTATCATACGTAGTTTCCACTACCGGATCCTTTGTATCAATATAGAAAGGAATTTGTTTCATTTGCCAATCTGCATCCTTGTAATCTACTACTGTCTTGACTTCATAGTAGTACATACCATCTTCCATAACTTTACCTTTATACTTTCCATCCCAATCTGCCGCAGTATAGATCGTATATTGAGACGCAGCACCTCTGTCATAATAGTGCTTACGTAACTCATTTTCCGTACGAAGTGTTAAAATTTCATCCTTATTCTCATCTAAAATTGAGAACTTCGCTTTCTTCGCGTTTCTAAGTAGAGACAATACTGGTAGGATTGTTTCGTTGACATTATCACCGTTTGGAGAGAATGCAACTTTGTCACCGTGTGCGTCTTCACTTACAGGGTTTGTACCAAGGTAAGAGTACTCATCTTTAGATGGTGAAACAAGACCTGTCATTCCGTAGAATGAGTTTTCTTCATAGATCGTTTCATCTACGATTGGCGCTTGATCCCAGTCACCTTTAAATCCTACATATGGAACATTCAATTCAGGATGCGTATCGTTAATATCCATGAATGAGATGAACCCTTCTACAAAGTAACCATTTTCAAATACATCGTCTAAAGCAGCACCAGACCACCAATCGACGGTATCTTTCAAGTCAACTGTCACTTCCACTTCAACAGAATCGTTTGCAGGAACAAGAATTTGGTACTCATCATCAACATCTGCACCATTCACAGAGCTTATCTCAAGTGGATACTCTCCTAAGTAAGGTGCTGTTTCTGCAGTAGTTCCTGCTTTAAAGATACCTTGTGTTTCAATTTGGTTCAGACCACTAGCTATGAGATCAGTTTGTACAGTTCCCATTGCTTTATAAACTTCATTTTTATCACTATAGTTTGTTAACTTAAGTTTGAAAGTTGTTTTTTCATCCATTTCTTTAAGAGCAACTTTACCAATTCCGGATTCTACTTCTGTTACTACAACAGGTGTACTCATTGCAGCATGTAGATCCATTAAACCAGCACCTTGTCTTCTTGGAGAATACAACAAATCTGTATCTAATGCTGGGTGATCATTATAAAATCCTTTATCTTCTTTTGGTTGAGAAGTGTTCATTAAAATATTCTTTGTCATTTCAACGCGTTCAGAACCTGAAAGATTAAATTCCTCATCAACACGTTGCATAACAAGAGCAGATCCACCAGCTACGTGAGGTGCAGCCATGGAAGTACCACTCATCAAACCGTACTTGTCATCATTTAAAGTAGATAAAATGTTTCCACCCGGAGCTGTGATTTCAGGTTTGAAATCAAGGTTCGGAGTTACGCCCCAAGATGTAAAGCTAGAAAGCTTGTTGTTGTCTGGGTTTAATGCTGTTACTTTCTCACCCTTGAATGCAAGCTCAACTTTTTTACCTTCTTCTAAAGCAGCGTGTAATACATCGCCATCTTCTTTAAGGATGAAAAGTTGCGGGATTTCAATTGTGCTATCAGATGCCATGCTCACATATCCAGAAGAATGATTGAAGATGATGACCCCAATTGCACCTTCTTCTTGAGCGTTTAAAGTCTTATCTACAAACGCCGCTTCTCCTCTTTTAATAAGAGCAATCTTTCCTTCTACATCTACATTTTCAAAGTCATTTGCATCAGGATTAGCAGTTGAATCTCCAGGCTTACGTCCTAATCCAGCATAAACAACTTCGTGATTTCCTTCACCTAACGTTGATGGGTGAACATCACTTGCAGAAAGGTATGCGACTGGATCAGCAGATTCTCCATCAATCATTACATTGAAACCTTCAAGGTCCAAATATTGATTTTCAAAAGAAGCTACTTGTAAGGAATCATTAGATAGACCAGGTGAACCAACTACCCCTATGTCAGGGTTACTAGCAAATGGGTTGTTTTCAGCACCATTTCCGAAATATGCAGAGTTACCTGCAGAAATGGCCATCATTACACCATTATTAACAGCTCTTTCAATTGCTTTTTGTTCAGGATCTTCTGGCAATACGAATGCAGCTGTAGAACCTAGGCTCATATTAATAACATCTGCACCTAAAATGATCGCATCGTCGATTGCTTTCACATAAATATCACTCCAAGTCGAAGGCATTTCAGGATCGTTTCCAAAGACTTTCATTCCCAAAATTTGCGCTTCTGGAGCAACACCTTTAAGTCCACCATTTTCTTCATCACCATTCGCACCAACCGTACCGGATACGTGCATACCATGCATACTCGCACCTGGACCTAGGTCTCGAACTTCATGGTTCTCATCTGCATAATTGTATGCATAAGGGACTTTTTCAGTATAATATTTACCTGATAAAGATTTTTCGGCAATATA
This Pseudalkalibacillus berkeleyi DNA region includes the following protein-coding sequences:
- a CDS encoding S8 family serine peptidase — encoded protein: MKMRKPFLLLIIFLMAFSNVALAANGPASKNLNAEASQKKERELVKTLNKDQASEKYKPNDKVRVIVELKGKPAMLAAQSSGKNYQDLSESSKKQLRQEVLKSQTDVKKAMKSSAIPMEYKESFTTVVNGFSGEVTYKSIEVIESLSNVEKVHISNKYERPEEQKPDMIYSKELVKAQQTWADYGYKGEGMTVAVIDTGIDPDHRDMVLSDETTPELSEKAVNDYIAEKSLSGKYYTEKVPYAYNYADENHEVRDLGPGASMHGMHVSGTVGANGDEENGGLKGVAPEAQILGMKVFGNDPEMPSTWSDIYVKAIDDAIILGADVINMSLGSTAAFVLPEDPEQKAIERAVNNGVMMAISAGNSAYFGNGAENNPFASNPDIGVVGSPGLSNDSLQVASFENQYLDLEGFNVMIDGESADPVAYLSASDVHPSTLGEGNHEVVYAGLGRKPGDSTANPDANDFENVDVEGKIALIKRGEAAFVDKTLNAQEEGAIGVIIFNHSSGYVSMASDSTIEIPQLFILKEDGDVLHAALEEGKKVELAFKGEKVTALNPDNNKLSSFTSWGVTPNLDFKPEITAPGGNILSTLNDDKYGLMSGTSMAAPHVAGGSALVMQRVDEEFNLSGSERVEMTKNILMNTSQPKEDKGFYNDHPALDTDLLYSPRRQGAGLMDLHAAMSTPVVVTEVESGIGKVALKEMDEKTTFKLKLTNYSDKNEVYKAMGTVQTDLIASGLNQIETQGIFKAGTTAETAPYLGEYPLEISSVNGADVDDEYQILVPANDSVEVEVTVDLKDTVDWWSGAALDDVFENGYFVEGFISFMDINDTHPELNVPYVGFKGDWDQAPIVDETIYEENSFYGMTGLVSPSKDEYSYLGTNPVSEDAHGDKVAFSPNGDNVNETILPVLSLLRNAKKAKFSILDENKDEILTLRTENELRKHYYDRGAASQYTIYTAADWDGKYKGKVMEDGMYYYEVKTVVDYKDADWQMKQIPFYIDTKDPVVETTYDTETGKVTWAATDEGVGISYIDVLVNGKSVLESPLAGDQTEYTLKDMKDVKSVKVVATDWAGNVGMDSTGEDNTVPFITAKSPEALGVFNEREIDVDGYINDDSAVEELYINGKKTALAWDDEKKRYTFKTTVEFKSDGVKQIRFMGKDAKGNELSFLRTVIIDSTKPIVEVEGPYYTDKTEATLDLKLTDNFDYMRFYIDGSEVYYNEFKEPYEMRAHTKSLSEKVSLEEGKNHFELKLVDMAGNTTVKKITIVQSDKKAKDFKDIKSNFWAKDAIQTLNVMGVINGYTNGDFGVNDEVTRLQAAQMIVRALGLETDNLSDPKFSDVKKEDYKGKGYEEVAAIANAGIMTGYNGKFNPKATLTRAEMAKIIVGAYDLEGSSKDRFNDVPVGHWAADYINTLVANDMVAGYPDGSFKPNKGITRSEFATLLVRALDDRFK